A DNA window from Paenibacillus sp. HWE-109 contains the following coding sequences:
- the yfmH gene encoding EF-P 5-aminopentanol modification-associated protein YfmH encodes MQVIPYPHLGETIYHEKLDNGLHVFVLPKEGFQKIYATFTTQYGSIDNYFQVTGKDAVRVPDGIAHFLEHKMFEEPEGDIFATFASNGASANAFTSFDRTAYLFSSTDHYLENLTTLINFVQNPYFTDENVEKEKGIIGQEIKMYEDNADWRSYYGLIESLYAKHPIHIDIAGTVASIAEITKETLYECYHTFYHPSNMSLFVVGGVDAQEVLTLVKTNQAAKSFPPQGSIERFFPDEPLDVNEARRIINLPVSMPKCLMGFKEAAPAVIGKELLVRELTTKLMLDVLFSSSSEIYQALYDEQLISDNFGHEFNCSEGYAFSILGGDTKDPEGLVTRIREEIEKRKDVGLDQVTFERSRKKKIGNFLRMMNSPESIANEFTKYRFKDIDLFDILPVYEQITLADVNQRFRDHFDWSKLAVSIVKSRDLT; translated from the coding sequence ATGCAGGTAATTCCTTATCCACACTTGGGTGAAACGATATATCACGAAAAGCTTGATAACGGGCTACATGTGTTTGTTCTTCCTAAGGAAGGCTTTCAGAAAATATATGCCACATTCACGACCCAATACGGTTCGATCGATAATTATTTCCAAGTTACTGGCAAAGATGCGGTTCGAGTACCGGATGGCATCGCTCATTTCCTGGAGCACAAAATGTTTGAAGAACCAGAAGGTGATATTTTCGCTACCTTTGCTTCCAATGGGGCTTCAGCGAATGCTTTTACAAGTTTTGATCGAACAGCGTATTTGTTCTCGTCCACCGATCATTATTTGGAAAACTTAACGACATTAATTAATTTTGTTCAAAACCCTTATTTTACAGATGAAAATGTGGAAAAAGAAAAGGGAATCATCGGTCAGGAAATCAAGATGTACGAGGATAATGCGGACTGGAGAAGCTATTACGGTTTGATCGAATCTCTCTACGCGAAACATCCCATTCATATTGATATTGCTGGAACTGTAGCATCGATAGCCGAAATCACCAAAGAAACGCTGTATGAGTGTTATCACACCTTTTATCATCCGAGCAATATGAGTTTGTTTGTTGTAGGCGGGGTGGACGCTCAGGAAGTTCTCACCCTAGTCAAAACCAATCAAGCTGCCAAAAGCTTTCCGCCTCAAGGAAGTATCGAACGGTTTTTTCCTGATGAACCGCTTGACGTGAACGAAGCCCGCAGAATTATCAACTTGCCTGTATCGATGCCTAAGTGTCTAATGGGCTTCAAGGAAGCTGCTCCTGCCGTAATAGGCAAGGAACTTTTGGTCAGAGAGCTTACAACGAAGCTCATGCTGGACGTACTTTTCAGTTCTAGTTCGGAGATCTATCAGGCATTGTATGATGAACAATTGATTTCAGATAATTTCGGTCATGAATTTAACTGTAGTGAAGGTTACGCGTTCTCCATACTTGGCGGTGATACCAAAGATCCAGAGGGGCTCGTTACACGAATTCGCGAAGAAATCGAGAAGCGCAAAGATGTCGGCTTGGATCAGGTTACCTTTGAGCGGAGCCGCAAAAAGAAAATCGGTAATTTCCTGCGGATGATGAACTCTCCGGAATCGATTGCCAATGAATTTACAAAATATCGGTTCAAAGACATCGATTTATTTGATATTTTGCCGGTCTACGAGCAGATTACATTGGCTGATGTGAATCAGCGCTTCCGCGATCATTTTGACTGGAGCAAACTAGCTGTTTCTATCGTAAAAAGTCGTGATTTGACGTGA
- the yfmF gene encoding EF-P 5-aminopentanol modification-associated protein YfmF gives MEHIQFERRTWNHIRLHVLPTDRFKTFAISVYIGRPLGEETVTNTALTPFVLRRGTALRPETKQFREHLDDLYGAGFGFDIYKRGDYQIVQLRMDIINDRFVKSAQSLLQQGLDFVGETLTKPATENGHFRQKYVDSEKQTLQKRIESVINDKIRYAAERCMEEMCADEPYRLHPLGKISDLDRINSEQIYEQYRVWLQTAPIDIYVVGNTTLTEVEDIVKGAFAIDRKEDVSYLTSEPRGASGEVKTIVERLDVNQGKLNLGLRTNLSYRDDKYPVALMYNGVLGGYPHSKLFINVREKASLAYYASSRFDGHKGILTIQSGIEMANYEKAVDIIRKQLSAMEQGEINDIEMSQTKAMISNQLREIQDSAFELISFDFNAILSGKERSVSGLIEAVEQVDVPAIAEAAKRVQLDTIYFLRDQKGE, from the coding sequence TTGGAGCATATACAATTTGAGCGTCGTACTTGGAATCATATTCGATTGCATGTACTTCCCACAGATCGATTCAAGACATTTGCAATTTCAGTGTACATAGGCCGTCCCTTAGGGGAAGAGACAGTTACGAATACGGCTTTGACACCGTTTGTCTTGCGCAGAGGAACTGCGCTGCGCCCGGAAACGAAGCAATTTCGCGAGCATTTGGATGATCTCTACGGAGCTGGTTTTGGCTTTGATATTTATAAGCGAGGCGATTATCAAATCGTGCAGCTGCGCATGGATATTATCAACGATCGATTCGTGAAGTCTGCGCAGTCCTTATTACAGCAAGGCTTGGACTTTGTCGGGGAAACATTAACGAAACCAGCCACGGAAAATGGTCATTTTCGCCAGAAGTATGTTGATTCAGAGAAACAGACGCTCCAAAAGCGAATTGAATCGGTCATTAATGATAAAATTCGTTATGCGGCAGAGCGCTGTATGGAAGAAATGTGCGCTGATGAGCCGTACCGCCTTCATCCGCTCGGGAAAATTTCTGACCTCGACCGCATTAATTCGGAGCAGATCTACGAACAATATAGAGTATGGCTGCAAACCGCTCCGATCGATATCTATGTCGTGGGAAATACAACCTTGACCGAGGTAGAAGATATTGTAAAAGGGGCATTCGCCATTGACCGTAAGGAAGATGTCAGTTATCTCACTTCAGAACCACGCGGTGCAAGCGGTGAGGTGAAGACAATTGTCGAACGTCTGGATGTCAATCAAGGTAAATTGAACTTGGGTTTACGTACAAATCTTTCCTATCGGGATGATAAATATCCGGTTGCGCTTATGTATAACGGTGTTTTGGGCGGTTATCCGCACTCCAAACTGTTTATAAATGTTCGTGAAAAGGCGAGTCTTGCTTATTATGCTTCTTCACGTTTTGATGGCCATAAAGGTATTTTGACTATTCAATCCGGGATTGAAATGGCCAACTATGAGAAAGCGGTTGATATTATCCGTAAACAGCTTTCCGCCATGGAGCAAGGTGAAATTAATGATATTGAAATGAGTCAAACTAAAGCGATGATTTCCAATCAGCTGCGTGAAATTCAAGACTCCGCTTTTGAACTTATTTCATTTGATTTCAATGCGATTTTATCCGGAAAAGAGCGTTCGGTTTCTGGACTGATCGAAGCTGTGGAGCAGGTTGATGTGCCGGCAATTGCTGAAGCTGCCAAACGTGTTCAGTTGGACACGATTTACTTTTTGCGGGACCAGAAGGGAGAGTAG
- the sleB gene encoding spore cortex-lytic enzyme: protein MNKRLIVLTFCIVFVLVVAFQLKGKFSPPAEETFSKNEIRYGATGSDVNELQGRLKFIGFYNGSIDGDYGYKTLTAVKRFQGEFGMTVDGIVGAKTKLRLWEATKNWKPTAPPATGGSGNNESEKVTTDQKPANLTPSNNLGLSEQDINLMANAVNGEARGEPYVGQVAVAAVILNRVKSASFPNTVSGVIFQPGAFTAVADGQIWLTPSESTKKAVKDALNGWDPTGGCIYYFNPATATSKWIWSRPQVKNIGKHIFCK from the coding sequence ATGAATAAACGACTAATCGTACTTACCTTTTGTATTGTTTTCGTACTTGTTGTCGCTTTTCAGTTAAAAGGAAAGTTTAGTCCGCCTGCCGAAGAAACGTTCAGTAAAAATGAAATCCGTTATGGTGCCACTGGATCCGATGTCAACGAACTGCAAGGTCGATTGAAGTTCATTGGCTTTTATAATGGCAGTATAGACGGAGATTATGGGTATAAGACGTTGACGGCGGTCAAACGATTCCAAGGCGAATTTGGGATGACAGTGGATGGCATTGTTGGAGCCAAAACAAAACTCAGGTTATGGGAAGCGACGAAGAATTGGAAGCCTACCGCTCCTCCAGCAACCGGTGGTTCTGGGAATAACGAAAGTGAGAAAGTCACCACGGATCAAAAGCCAGCGAATTTGACCCCCTCGAACAACCTGGGACTTTCGGAACAAGATATTAATCTCATGGCTAATGCAGTCAATGGCGAGGCGCGCGGAGAACCTTATGTGGGACAAGTTGCGGTAGCTGCGGTTATCCTGAATCGGGTAAAATCGGCCAGTTTTCCCAATACGGTATCCGGTGTTATCTTTCAACCCGGCGCTTTCACTGCCGTGGCAGATGGACAAATCTGGCTAACACCCAGTGAATCAACGAAGAAGGCCGTTAAGGATGCTTTGAACGGATGGGATCCAACCGGAGGTTGTATCTACTATTTTAATCCAGCAACGGCCACTTCGAAATGGATTTGGAGCAGACCGCAGGTGAAGAATATCGGAAAGCACATCTTTTGCAAATAA
- a CDS encoding FtsK/SpoIIIE family DNA translocase: MAKRKKKGKAIKTSLLFELYGILILIFSVIALAHQGHVGNSLVYLFRFFVGTWYSLIPLIFIYVALYAMIKRAWPEMITPKKAGILLFILGLLIKNQIDLFAQLYPDGGFTSGKVISSTWTAMLEGLHPTEAGKAALEYGIGGGMIGAFLYSILYFLFDYLGARLIQYALFVIGFILATGISYIDMGNVIRGRFSNVGQNFKDRMKEWLEDRESGQPQTATAGVSERKTKKPTYVPVDDEFDEEVFQPVKKAKKSPLFMELLRPIKEGRKKAAVRESDVSDDNELNDLDSTETAEKVVYKSNEARAESVPMDEDVPVTPIIRDFQEQVFQEAQQAVAQPAAIPITPSPSVKPQPAAGTGDSEDEPVTLEFQDAVPVVQTRPYEMPSLDLLAKPAVGKGSEMSDYKANARKLEATLESFGVRAKVLEVVRGPAVTRYEIQPDVGVKVSRIVSLTDDIALALAAKDIRMEAPIPGKAAIGIEVPNLEVSVVTMREVMETSAFQESSSRLSVVLGRDISGQPIVGNLARMPHLLVAGATGSGKSVCINGIITSILYKAKPNEVKFLMIDPKMVELNVYNGIPHLLAPVVTDPRRASLALKKVVVEMEKRYELFSKSGTRNIEGYNAMLVESGTAPPLPYYVVIVDELADLMMVAANDVEDSICRLAQMARAAGIHLIIATQRPSVDVITGVIKANIPSRIAFGVSSQVDSRTILDMVGAEKLLGRGDMLYLPVGASKPVRVQGAFLSDQEVEHVVGFVRTQEQANYQEEMVPHVEEMPEQQNEFEDELYDQAVQIVLEAKQASVSLLQRRMRVGYTRAARLVDSMEAKGVVGPYEGSKPREVLMSIEQYQHNRISS; the protein is encoded by the coding sequence GTGGCGAAACGCAAGAAAAAAGGCAAGGCAATAAAAACGAGCTTGTTATTCGAGTTGTACGGTATTCTAATCCTGATTTTTTCCGTCATTGCACTTGCGCATCAAGGGCATGTTGGGAATTCTTTGGTGTATCTTTTTCGATTTTTCGTGGGAACGTGGTATTCGCTAATACCGCTGATTTTCATATATGTGGCATTGTATGCCATGATCAAGAGAGCTTGGCCGGAAATGATAACACCCAAGAAAGCAGGCATTTTGCTGTTTATTCTGGGACTTTTGATTAAAAATCAAATCGACTTGTTTGCTCAATTATATCCGGACGGCGGGTTTACCTCTGGTAAAGTTATTTCGTCGACTTGGACGGCTATGTTGGAAGGATTGCATCCAACAGAGGCAGGAAAAGCAGCGCTCGAGTATGGTATCGGCGGCGGGATGATTGGCGCATTCTTGTATAGTATTTTGTATTTCTTGTTCGACTATTTGGGAGCTAGGCTAATCCAGTATGCGTTATTTGTGATTGGCTTTATCTTAGCCACGGGCATTTCTTATATAGATATGGGGAATGTCATTCGAGGCAGATTCAGTAATGTGGGCCAGAATTTCAAAGACAGAATGAAAGAATGGCTGGAGGATCGTGAATCGGGTCAGCCCCAAACGGCAACCGCAGGAGTTAGTGAGCGGAAGACTAAGAAGCCTACTTATGTACCGGTCGATGATGAATTTGATGAAGAGGTTTTCCAGCCAGTCAAGAAGGCTAAGAAATCTCCTTTATTCATGGAACTGCTTCGACCTATCAAAGAGGGACGCAAAAAAGCTGCTGTTCGTGAGAGCGATGTGAGTGACGATAACGAGTTGAATGATCTGGATTCCACTGAGACCGCGGAGAAGGTCGTGTATAAGTCTAACGAAGCGAGAGCTGAGTCTGTACCAATGGATGAGGATGTACCAGTTACACCGATTATTCGTGATTTTCAGGAGCAGGTATTCCAAGAAGCTCAACAAGCAGTTGCCCAGCCGGCTGCGATTCCGATAACGCCTTCACCGTCTGTTAAGCCTCAACCTGCTGCTGGAACAGGAGATTCAGAGGATGAACCAGTGACGCTGGAATTCCAAGACGCCGTACCTGTTGTCCAAACGCGACCGTATGAAATGCCATCGCTTGATTTGCTTGCCAAACCCGCTGTAGGCAAAGGCAGTGAAATGTCAGACTACAAAGCGAATGCAAGGAAGCTGGAGGCAACGCTAGAGAGCTTTGGTGTTCGTGCCAAAGTGCTTGAGGTAGTCAGAGGACCGGCAGTAACTCGTTACGAGATACAGCCTGATGTCGGGGTTAAAGTCAGTCGAATCGTTTCTTTGACCGATGATATTGCCTTAGCGCTAGCGGCCAAAGATATTCGAATGGAAGCACCGATTCCCGGCAAAGCCGCGATCGGAATTGAGGTGCCGAATTTAGAAGTTTCTGTCGTGACTATGCGTGAAGTCATGGAAACGTCCGCTTTTCAGGAATCTAGTTCACGATTATCTGTCGTTTTGGGACGGGATATTTCTGGACAACCTATTGTGGGAAATCTGGCAAGAATGCCTCATCTACTCGTAGCGGGGGCAACAGGTTCAGGGAAATCCGTATGTATTAACGGGATTATTACGAGTATTCTATATAAAGCCAAACCGAATGAAGTCAAGTTTCTTATGATTGACCCTAAGATGGTTGAATTAAATGTGTATAATGGGATACCACATCTGCTTGCACCCGTGGTAACAGATCCTCGTAGAGCATCGCTGGCGCTCAAAAAAGTCGTTGTTGAGATGGAGAAGCGCTATGAGCTGTTCTCGAAGAGTGGAACGCGCAATATTGAGGGCTACAATGCCATGCTCGTAGAAAGCGGTACTGCACCGCCGCTTCCTTACTATGTCGTCATCGTAGATGAGTTAGCGGACTTGATGATGGTCGCTGCGAACGATGTGGAGGATTCGATCTGTCGGCTAGCCCAAATGGCCCGTGCGGCGGGAATACATTTAATTATTGCCACGCAGAGGCCATCTGTTGACGTTATTACAGGGGTCATTAAAGCCAACATTCCTTCCCGTATTGCTTTTGGCGTATCGTCTCAAGTGGATTCACGTACAATCTTGGATATGGTTGGCGCGGAGAAATTGTTGGGCCGAGGAGACATGCTTTACTTGCCAGTAGGTGCTTCCAAGCCAGTTCGTGTGCAGGGGGCCTTTTTATCGGATCAAGAGGTTGAACATGTTGTAGGCTTTGTACGTACACAAGAACAAGCTAATTATCAAGAAGAGATGGTTCCGCACGTAGAAGAAATGCCGGAACAGCAGAATGAGTTCGAGGATGAACTTTATGATCAAGCTGTTCAAATCGTTCTGGAAGCCAAACAAGCATCCGTGTCGCTGCTGCAGCGCCGGATGAGAGTCGGTTATACCCGTGCCGCGAGGTTGGTTGATTCGATGGAAGCCAAAGGCGTCGTAGGTCCCTATGAGGGAAGTAAGCCTCGTGAGGTGCTAATGTCCATAGAACAATATCAACATAATCGGATAAGTTCTTAA
- a CDS encoding YlzJ-like family protein: MIHYSVLPMEVIFEGIETYEPKYLEIEQDGISMQIEPISGFQARIVRLYSCNPQDYLNRQYAPGTIISYSPFPEATSSI; encoded by the coding sequence ATGATTCATTATTCTGTGCTGCCAATGGAAGTGATATTTGAAGGGATTGAGACATATGAGCCTAAGTATCTGGAGATCGAGCAAGACGGCATATCGATGCAGATAGAACCTATTAGCGGCTTTCAAGCACGCATAGTAAGACTTTACAGTTGTAATCCTCAAGACTATTTAAATCGTCAATATGCCCCTGGAACTATTATTTCCTATAGTCCTTTTCCTGAGGCTACTTCATCTATTTAA
- a CDS encoding ClpP family protease, whose translation MAAPTGPKQQEPETEEGKKNPVLENIQQLGQTNTLSGESNIFCLTIIGQVEGHIVLPPQNKTTKYEHLIPQLVAAEQNPKIEGVMIILNTVGGDVEAGLAIAEMVATLSKPTIALVLGGGHSIGVPIAVSANYSIIAETATMTIHPIRLNGLIIGVPQTFEYLDKMQERVVRFVTKHSNVTEDKFKELMFKTGELTRDIGTTVIGVDAVKYGLIDQVGGIGDAIRELNKRIDAKKASSNGGLVQ comes from the coding sequence GTGGCAGCACCAACAGGACCGAAACAGCAAGAGCCGGAAACAGAGGAAGGGAAAAAGAACCCCGTCCTCGAGAATATTCAACAGTTGGGCCAAACCAATACACTTTCAGGCGAATCTAATATTTTCTGCCTTACGATTATTGGACAAGTGGAAGGGCATATCGTACTCCCACCTCAAAATAAGACGACAAAATATGAGCATTTAATTCCACAACTCGTGGCAGCTGAGCAAAATCCGAAAATTGAAGGCGTCATGATTATCCTCAATACGGTGGGAGGAGACGTTGAAGCAGGGTTAGCCATTGCAGAGATGGTAGCGACGCTGTCCAAACCGACTATTGCCCTCGTGTTAGGCGGGGGACATAGCATTGGGGTTCCAATTGCCGTCTCAGCGAATTATTCCATTATCGCGGAAACGGCGACGATGACGATCCATCCGATCCGATTGAATGGGTTAATTATCGGTGTGCCTCAAACGTTTGAGTACTTGGACAAAATGCAGGAACGTGTCGTTCGATTTGTAACGAAGCATTCCAATGTGACGGAAGATAAATTTAAAGAGCTAATGTTCAAAACGGGGGAGCTTACGAGAGATATCGGGACTACCGTTATTGGGGTTGATGCTGTTAAATATGGTCTAATTGATCAAGTAGGCGGTATCGGAGATGCAATTCGAGAGCTGAATAAGCGGATTGATGCTAAGAAAGCATCTTCGAATGGAGGCTTGGTGCAATGA
- a CDS encoding ribonuclease J has product MSKKNIDKLLIFALGGVGEIGKNMYCVQYANDIIVIDSGLKFPEEDMLGIDIVIPDIGYLTENRDKVRGIIITHGHEDHIGGLPYVLKHLNVPLYATKLTMGLIEAKLKEANLLGTTNRIVINAETVLSLGVLTASFFKTNHSIPDSVGVALDTPEGVVVHTGDFKFDQTPVNDQYADLHRMAEIGKKGVLALLSDSTNAERPGYTGSERSVGIEIEEVFRKAKQRVVIATFASNIHRVQQVFDAAAATNRKVTVIGRSMVNVVSIASELGYLHIPDGMLIEPEEVNKLAADRVVILSTGSQGEPMSALTRMARSTHRKIDILPGDTVIIAATPIPGNERYVGRTVDELFRIGANVIYGPGSVTGVHVSGHGSQEELKLMLNLIKPKYFIPIHGEYRMLRQHAILAESVGIPKEDIFMCDIGDTVEVQHGVARKGSKVQSGNILIDGLGVGDVGNIVLRDRKLLSQDGILVVVVTLSKQDGKILSGPDIISRGFVYVRESEGLLEEANRIVTNTLTKLMNENVNEWASLKTNVKDVLGRFLYEQTRRRPMILPIIMEV; this is encoded by the coding sequence TTGTCCAAAAAAAATATTGATAAACTTTTGATCTTCGCTCTTGGCGGCGTGGGCGAAATCGGAAAAAATATGTATTGCGTTCAGTATGCGAACGATATCATCGTCATTGATAGTGGATTGAAATTTCCAGAGGAGGACATGCTGGGAATCGACATTGTCATTCCGGATATCGGCTACTTAACAGAGAATCGGGATAAAGTACGCGGAATTATTATCACGCACGGCCATGAAGATCACATCGGCGGCTTACCTTATGTGCTTAAGCACCTTAATGTTCCATTATATGCAACTAAGCTAACAATGGGGCTTATCGAAGCTAAGCTGAAAGAGGCGAATTTGCTCGGAACTACGAACAGAATCGTTATTAATGCAGAAACTGTTCTTTCCTTAGGTGTTCTTACGGCTTCGTTCTTCAAAACAAATCACAGCATTCCTGATTCTGTTGGTGTCGCTTTGGACACACCAGAAGGCGTAGTTGTTCACACAGGAGATTTCAAATTTGATCAAACACCTGTGAATGACCAATATGCGGACTTGCACCGTATGGCAGAAATCGGGAAGAAAGGCGTTCTTGCCTTGCTTTCGGATAGTACGAATGCAGAACGTCCAGGCTACACTGGCTCTGAGCGCAGCGTTGGAATTGAAATTGAAGAAGTTTTCCGTAAAGCTAAGCAAAGAGTTGTTATCGCGACATTCGCTTCGAACATTCACCGTGTACAACAGGTGTTCGATGCAGCCGCGGCAACAAATCGTAAAGTAACGGTAATCGGTCGCAGTATGGTGAACGTAGTTTCGATTGCTAGCGAGTTAGGGTACTTGCACATTCCGGACGGCATGCTTATTGAGCCTGAAGAAGTGAACAAGCTTGCTGCTGACCGTGTGGTTATTCTTTCAACAGGAAGCCAAGGCGAGCCGATGTCTGCGTTAACAAGAATGGCACGTTCCACTCATCGTAAAATCGATATTTTACCGGGTGATACGGTTATTATTGCAGCGACGCCAATTCCGGGCAATGAGCGTTATGTAGGGCGTACCGTTGATGAGCTATTCCGAATTGGTGCAAATGTCATTTACGGACCAGGTTCTGTAACTGGTGTCCACGTATCTGGTCACGGCAGCCAAGAAGAATTGAAGTTAATGCTCAATCTGATCAAGCCTAAATATTTTATTCCGATTCATGGCGAATATCGCATGCTGCGTCAACATGCCATCCTTGCCGAATCTGTCGGCATTCCTAAAGAAGATATTTTTATGTGCGATATCGGCGACACAGTAGAAGTTCAGCACGGAGTTGCACGCAAAGGCTCTAAAGTTCAAAGCGGCAACATTCTGATTGATGGACTCGGTGTAGGAGATGTAGGCAACATTGTGTTGCGCGACCGTAAGCTGCTGTCTCAAGACGGTATTCTGGTGGTTGTCGTTACACTTAGCAAACAAGATGGCAAAATCTTATCCGGACCGGATATTATCTCTCGCGGATTCGTCTATGTACGTGAATCCGAGGGTCTCTTGGAAGAAGCCAATCGTATCGTAACAAATACATTAACGAAATTAATGAACGAAAATGTAAATGAATGGGCATCTTTAAAAACAAACGTGAAAGATGTTCTCGGACGTTTTTTATATGAACAAACCAGAAGAAGACCAATGATCCTTCCTATTATCATGGAAGTCTAG
- the dapA gene encoding 4-hydroxy-tetrahydrodipicolinate synthase, whose protein sequence is MDFGRVVTAMVTPFDDQLQVNWDQVEPLINYLIEEQQSDSLVICGTTGEAPTLTDDEKLKLIELSVRYSRGRCKIIAGTGSNDTSHTIHFSQKVEKLGVDGLLIVAPYYNRPSQEGLFQHFKAVAESVQTAVILYNVPGRTGVNLDADTTVRLSHISNIVATKDCANTDQLTRILNEAAPGFLVYSGDDSNALPALAVGCQGIISVASHVIGKEMQSMIKYYLEGNIQQAAELHRKLHPVFTGIFRVPSPAPIKHALALKGMETGGVRLPLVRVSEQEGQFIQSLFV, encoded by the coding sequence GTGGATTTCGGAAGAGTAGTCACAGCTATGGTCACTCCGTTTGACGATCAATTACAAGTCAATTGGGATCAAGTAGAACCACTTATTAATTATTTAATTGAGGAGCAACAGTCGGATAGTCTTGTTATTTGCGGAACAACCGGTGAAGCGCCCACCTTAACGGATGATGAGAAACTTAAGCTTATTGAGTTATCTGTTCGCTATTCACGTGGACGCTGCAAGATTATTGCAGGCACTGGCAGTAATGATACCTCACATACGATTCACTTTTCCCAAAAGGTTGAGAAACTCGGGGTAGACGGTTTATTAATCGTAGCTCCTTACTATAACCGTCCTTCGCAAGAAGGGTTGTTTCAGCATTTCAAAGCGGTAGCTGAATCTGTTCAGACTGCGGTAATTCTGTATAACGTTCCAGGACGTACAGGCGTTAATCTAGATGCGGATACAACGGTTCGTCTTTCCCATATTTCGAATATCGTAGCGACAAAAGACTGCGCGAATACGGATCAATTGACTCGTATTTTGAATGAAGCAGCGCCTGGATTCCTTGTTTACAGCGGGGATGACAGCAACGCTTTGCCTGCTTTAGCCGTGGGTTGCCAAGGAATTATCAGTGTAGCCAGTCATGTGATTGGAAAAGAAATGCAATCTATGATAAAGTATTATCTAGAAGGCAACATTCAGCAAGCTGCTGAACTTCATCGTAAGCTTCACCCTGTTTTTACCGGCATTTTCCGTGTACCGAGTCCTGCGCCTATCAAGCATGCGCTCGCACTGAAAGGGATGGAAACAGGAGGAGTAAGACTTCCGCTAGTTCGTGTATCCGAGCAAGAAGGACAATTCATCCAATCACTTTTTGTATGA
- the dapG gene encoding aspartate kinase: protein MRILVQKFGGTSLSTASAREHVIGHIQDALNHPYQLVVVVSAMGRKGEPYATDTLLELVRKNGEGLPARERDMLMGCGELISAVHLCSLLQARGIRSTVLTGGQAGIHTNDEHGNAKILALQPNRILDLLAQDLVVIVTGFQGKSSQDELTTLGRGGSDTSATALGAALKAEIVDIFTDVNGIMTADPRIVEDAKPLVRVSFAEICNMAHNGAKVIHPRAVEVAMQANIPIRVRSTFSKEEGTLVTASDSMPKERSHVRDCFVTGIAHFTNITQIQVAAVEGQFDLQLRVFKTMAQHQISVDFINVNPSAVVYTVFDHEAERAVKLLRDQGYEPKALSGCAKVSVIGGGINGVPGIMAHIVEALTEEDIRILQSADSNTTIWVLVQGEDMIKSVKALHHKFNLSK from the coding sequence ATGCGAATCCTTGTGCAGAAATTCGGAGGTACTTCGCTTTCCACCGCTTCAGCTAGAGAACACGTTATCGGACATATTCAAGATGCACTCAATCATCCTTATCAATTAGTTGTAGTGGTATCTGCGATGGGTAGAAAAGGGGAACCTTATGCGACGGATACGCTCCTTGAGCTCGTTCGAAAGAACGGAGAGGGGCTGCCGGCGCGGGAACGCGACATGCTAATGGGCTGCGGAGAGTTAATCTCTGCAGTGCATTTGTGCAGCTTGCTGCAAGCAAGAGGTATTCGTTCTACCGTTTTGACAGGTGGGCAAGCTGGCATTCATACAAATGACGAGCACGGCAACGCGAAGATACTAGCATTGCAGCCAAACCGAATCCTCGATTTATTGGCACAGGATTTGGTTGTCATTGTGACCGGATTTCAAGGGAAATCAAGTCAGGATGAATTGACCACACTTGGTCGAGGTGGCAGTGATACGTCCGCAACAGCGCTTGGAGCAGCATTAAAAGCCGAGATCGTCGATATATTCACCGATGTGAATGGTATCATGACAGCGGATCCAAGAATTGTAGAAGATGCGAAACCGCTAGTTCGTGTTAGCTTTGCTGAGATCTGTAATATGGCTCACAATGGTGCGAAGGTCATTCATCCTCGTGCTGTTGAAGTTGCTATGCAGGCGAATATCCCAATTCGCGTGCGTTCTACGTTTTCGAAGGAAGAGGGAACATTGGTTACAGCTTCTGACAGTATGCCGAAGGAACGCAGCCACGTAAGAGATTGCTTCGTTACCGGAATTGCTCATTTTACGAATATTACACAGATTCAAGTTGCGGCGGTAGAAGGGCAATTTGACCTTCAACTTCGTGTGTTCAAGACGATGGCGCAGCATCAGATCAGTGTTGATTTTATTAATGTAAATCCGTCAGCGGTTGTCTATACAGTGTTTGATCATGAGGCGGAGCGAGCTGTCAAACTCCTTAGAGATCAAGGTTACGAGCCTAAGGCTCTAAGCGGGTGCGCCAAAGTTTCCGTCATCGGCGGGGGAATTAACGGTGTTCCAGGGATCATGGCACATATTGTTGAAGCCTTGACCGAAGAAGACATTCGGATCCTTCAATCAGCTGACTCGAATACAACAATTTGGGTACTTGTTCAAGGTGAAGATATGATTAAATCTGTCAAAGCCTTGCATCATAAATTTAATTTATCGAAATGA